Genomic window (Gammaproteobacteria bacterium):
CGTGCTGCCTGTCGCATGCCCTGCCTCCTCCTGGATTGTGGACTCAGTATAGGCCAGCAGGCCGCTGCGTCATCCTGTCCCGTCCTGGTCCAGCCGCTCGCGCAGGCGCTTGATCGCTCGCTCGTTGGCGGCGACGCGCTGCGCTTCGCTCATACCCATCCAGCCGGCGATGTCATCCACGTGACGACCACAGCCTTCGCAGACATCGACCTCGTCGACGACGCAGATACCGACACAGGGTGATTCAGCGGTGATTTCCATGGTGTCCTTCGGGGCGTCCGTTCGGGGCAAACCAACAAAAGGCCCGGTGCGCCGCTGGCGCAGCCGGGCCCCTGCTCAGGCGTCGATCAGCTCGCGAAGTTCTTCGCGGCGAACTCCCAGTTCACCAGCTCGAAGAAGGCATCCAGGTACTTCGGACGCGCGTTGCGGTAATCGATGTAGTAGGCATGCTCCCAGACATCGCAGGTCAGCAACGGCGTGACATCACCCGAGCGGATCGGGGTGTCGGCATCATCGGTCTGGACGATGGCAAGCTTGCCGTCGGCCTGCTTGACCAGCCAGCCCCAGCCGGACCCGAAGTTGCCCATGCAGCCGGCGATGAACTGTTCCTTGAACTTGTCGAAGGAACCGAAGCTGTCGTCGATGGCCTTGGCGAGGTCGCCTTCCGGCTTGCCGCCACCGTTCGGGCTCAGGGAGTTCCAGTAGAAGGTGTGGTTCCAGACCTGGGCCGCCTGGTTGAACAGGCCACCCTCGGCCTTCTTGATGATGTCTTCCAGCGACATGTCCTCGAACTCGGTGCCCGGGATCATGTCATTCAACTTGGTGACATAGGCGTTGTGGTGCTTGCCGTGGTGGAATTCCAGGGTTTCGGCCGAAATGTGCGGCGCGAGGGCGTCCTTGGCGTACGGCAGTTCAGGCAATTCGTGTTTCATTGCGTCTCTCCAGTTCGGGATCGGGTGAATTCGGTGGCCTGGCTGAGGCGACCCCGGGGTCCGGAATCGGCTAGAATGCGGGCGCATCCAGATCCATATTGAGGGCCAGCCAGCAACGCGCAAAAACAGTAATTTGCGCGTTTTTGAGACAGTCATTGTACAGTCCGGCCCGCTTTTGGCACAACCGAGCCCGCAAGAACCGGCCCCGAGAGGACGCATGCACGACAACACGCCCAAGCTGCCCGACAACATCGACGCCCAGGTGCGCGCCGCGCTGGCCGAGGACCTGGCGGGCGACATCGCCAATGGCGATCTCACGGCTGCACTGGTCCCTGCCGATGCCGCTGGCAGCGCCAGCCTGGTTTGCCGCGAAGCCGCGGTGATCTGTGGCCAGCCCTGGGTGAATGCCGCTTTCGCTGCGATGGATGGCGGCATCAAAGTCGAATGGCTGGTTACCGAAGGCGACAAGGTCGAACCGGATACGGTGATAGCGCGGTTTTCGGGCCCGGCCCGGGCACTGCTGACCGGCGAGCGCACGGCGCTGAATTTCCTCCAGACCCTGTCAGGAACCGCAACGATTTCAAGGCATTACGCCGATATCGTGGCCGGCACAAGCTGCCGGATCCTGGATACCCGCAAGACCATTCCGGGCCTTCGCCTGGCGCAGAAATATGCCGTCGCCGTGGGCGGCGCCAGCAATCACCGCATTGGCCTGTTCGATGCCATCCTGATCAAGGAAAACCATATCGCCGCCGCCGGCAG
Coding sequences:
- a CDS encoding DUF1289 domain-containing protein; translated protein: MEITAESPCVGICVVDEVDVCEGCGRHVDDIAGWMGMSEAQRVAANERAIKRLRERLDQDGTG
- a CDS encoding Fe-Mn family superoxide dismutase, producing MKHELPELPYAKDALAPHISAETLEFHHGKHHNAYVTKLNDMIPGTEFEDMSLEDIIKKAEGGLFNQAAQVWNHTFYWNSLSPNGGGKPEGDLAKAIDDSFGSFDKFKEQFIAGCMGNFGSGWGWLVKQADGKLAIVQTDDADTPIRSGDVTPLLTCDVWEHAYYIDYRNARPKYLDAFFELVNWEFAAKNFAS
- the nadC gene encoding carboxylating nicotinate-nucleotide diphosphorylase, which codes for MHDNTPKLPDNIDAQVRAALAEDLAGDIANGDLTAALVPADAAGSASLVCREAAVICGQPWVNAAFAAMDGGIKVEWLVTEGDKVEPDTVIARFSGPARALLTGERTALNFLQTLSGTATISRHYADIVAGTSCRILDTRKTIPGLRLAQKYAVAVGGASNHRIGLFDAILIKENHIAAAGSIAAAVKQGRERSPNVVLEVEVESLDELAAALAAGADVVMLDNFDLDTTRAAVQQRNAQNSATRLEASGNMDEKGLREVAEAGVDFVSIGALTKHVRAVDLSFRFTL